A part of Microbacterium atlanticum genomic DNA contains:
- a CDS encoding RNA polymerase sigma factor, giving the protein MTHAGAEPSVDSVEPARWERAAALFVRWREGDSRAMDELVRLMSPPLWHVVRAYGLDHALAQDVVQTTWLTLVRRHETINDPLAVSGWLTMCARREAWRVGKQHRKADATEAETLAPHLPVHESAEHTAAQDDETRRLWTAVATLNDRCQRLLRIVAFEDRPDYARIAEDLAMPIGSIGPTRQRCLAKLRAVLEGEGWKGDDDGN; this is encoded by the coding sequence ATGACGCACGCGGGCGCCGAGCCATCCGTCGACTCCGTGGAGCCGGCGAGATGGGAGCGTGCCGCCGCACTCTTCGTGCGGTGGCGCGAGGGCGACAGCCGTGCGATGGACGAGCTCGTCCGCCTGATGTCGCCACCGCTGTGGCACGTCGTACGGGCGTACGGACTCGACCATGCGCTGGCACAGGACGTCGTGCAGACGACCTGGCTGACGCTCGTTCGCCGTCACGAGACCATCAACGACCCCCTCGCGGTGTCGGGATGGCTCACCATGTGCGCACGCCGTGAGGCGTGGCGGGTCGGCAAACAGCATCGCAAGGCCGATGCGACCGAGGCCGAGACGCTCGCACCGCACCTTCCTGTCCACGAATCCGCCGAGCACACGGCAGCGCAGGACGACGAGACGCGTCGCCTCTGGACAGCTGTCGCGACGCTCAACGACCGATGCCAGCGCCTGCTGCGGATCGTCGCGTTCGAGGATCGTCCGGACTACGCCCGCATCGCCGAAGACCTCGCGATGCCCATCGGATCCATCGGGCCGACCCGTCAGCGCTGTCTCGCGAAGCTCCGCGCCGTGCTGGAGGGCGAGGGATGGAAAGGGGACGACGATGGAAACTGA
- a CDS encoding S8 family peptidase gives MANADSAQRGTWREREVAGEPKGVVLDPRREPVPGLQAYDTVYAAGHLVISGDPAEAEAALKGAGAKLGWDVEVEELPSGQDTAALSRARIVQAPREGRDDEPVPPVDAWRLLQQARRDVLIAERMGVAARGLAPREAGAEVPDSAARAAATRSVSLEAAIANDPPRRAEAAAQTETRTRSARAVDDPVLAQVSLDHVLGVDPIDMNPHGRTNPHGRTNPHGRTNPHGRTNPSGTDGYAYPGSGGLELVTYIGAPPADRHALADGGRRPVIGFVDTGCGTHPWFTAPDGRSVVRTIDAVDGSGVIGVNDPATDPERFGDQAGPLDGFLDDAAGHGTFVAGVLRQVCPDADLIAIRVADSNGSVLESELITALEQLADWMDAGTKTDPHHLDVLNLSLGYYHETPEDGRFSLRLFEALRSLRSRGCVIVCSAGNDATERPSFPAALYGWGDPLLTFDEPDGLADHFAVGALNPQRSSVALFSNIGDWVNLYAPGTSVMSVFPSFAGGLQAGSRNDRADRRRQSLDPDDFDNGEEGGFAVWSGTSFAAPFVAGTVAAELAGDLMRPSTTQAQAQASSPRKDAVKKALDAIRAADRSPLAAARTPGAARR, from the coding sequence ATGGCGAACGCCGACAGCGCGCAACGAGGCACCTGGCGGGAGCGGGAGGTGGCGGGCGAGCCGAAGGGCGTCGTCCTCGACCCTCGCCGCGAGCCCGTCCCCGGCCTGCAGGCCTACGACACCGTGTACGCCGCCGGTCACCTGGTGATCTCCGGCGATCCGGCGGAGGCGGAGGCGGCGCTCAAGGGCGCGGGGGCGAAGCTCGGCTGGGATGTGGAGGTCGAGGAGCTGCCCAGCGGCCAGGACACGGCAGCGCTCTCGCGCGCGCGGATCGTCCAGGCGCCGCGCGAGGGCCGCGACGACGAGCCGGTGCCCCCGGTCGACGCGTGGCGGCTGCTGCAGCAGGCGCGCCGTGACGTGCTCATCGCCGAGCGCATGGGCGTCGCCGCCCGCGGCCTCGCACCGCGCGAGGCCGGCGCGGAGGTTCCCGACTCGGCGGCCCGCGCGGCGGCGACGCGCTCCGTGTCGCTCGAGGCGGCGATCGCGAACGACCCGCCGCGCCGTGCCGAAGCGGCGGCGCAGACCGAGACGCGCACGCGGTCGGCCCGGGCGGTCGACGATCCGGTGCTCGCGCAGGTGAGCCTGGACCACGTGCTCGGCGTGGACCCCATCGACATGAACCCGCACGGCCGGACGAATCCGCACGGGCGCACGAATCCGCACGGCCGTACCAATCCGCACGGCCGCACCAACCCGAGCGGCACGGACGGCTACGCCTACCCCGGATCCGGCGGGCTCGAGCTCGTCACCTACATCGGCGCTCCGCCCGCCGACCGGCATGCGCTGGCAGACGGCGGGCGTCGCCCCGTCATCGGCTTCGTCGACACCGGCTGCGGCACGCACCCGTGGTTCACGGCGCCCGATGGGCGGTCGGTCGTGCGCACGATCGACGCGGTCGACGGCTCCGGCGTGATCGGGGTGAACGACCCGGCGACCGACCCGGAGCGGTTCGGCGACCAGGCCGGCCCGCTCGACGGGTTCCTGGACGACGCAGCCGGACACGGGACGTTCGTGGCGGGCGTGCTGCGTCAGGTCTGCCCGGACGCGGACCTCATCGCGATCCGGGTCGCCGACAGCAACGGCAGCGTCCTGGAGAGCGAGCTGATCACCGCGCTCGAGCAGCTCGCCGACTGGATGGATGCCGGGACCAAGACGGACCCCCATCACCTCGACGTGCTGAACCTCTCGCTCGGGTACTACCACGAGACGCCCGAGGACGGCCGGTTCAGCCTGCGCCTGTTCGAGGCGCTGCGCAGCCTCCGGTCGCGGGGCTGCGTCATCGTCTGCTCGGCCGGCAACGACGCGACCGAGCGCCCGTCGTTCCCCGCCGCCCTGTACGGCTGGGGTGATCCGCTCCTGACCTTCGACGAGCCTGACGGTCTCGCCGACCACTTCGCGGTCGGGGCCCTCAACCCGCAGCGGTCATCGGTCGCGCTGTTCAGCAACATCGGGGACTGGGTGAACCTGTACGCACCCGGCACGTCCGTCATGAGCGTGTTCCCGTCGTTCGCGGGCGGACTCCAGGCGGGGTCCCGCAACGACCGCGCCGACCGCCGGCGCCAGAGCCTGGACCCGGACGACTTCGACAACGGCGAGGAGGGCGGCTTCGCCGTGTGGAGCGGAACCTCGTTCGCCGCGCCCTTCGTGGCGGGGACCGTCGCGGCGGAGCTCGCGGGCGACCTCATGCGGCCCTCCACCACCCAGGCGCAGGCGCAGGCGTCGAGCCCGCGGAAGGACGCGGTGAAGAAGGCGCTCGATGCGATCCGCGCCGCCGATCGCTCCCCGCTCGCGGCCGCCCGCACGCCGGGCGCGGCGCGCCGCTGA
- a CDS encoding glutamine amidotransferase-related protein: MTTRPLLYVCVRPQRNAAEAEYESFRTAMRLDADALARHDLVREPLPDRVFDRYAGFLVGGSPFNVADPESTKTDAQRRLEAELARIAEHAASSMGAAALFTCYGIGVATRTLGGRVSRAFPEDTGPVTIDLTDAAGADPVFGGLADRFSALTAHKEGTEELPHGAVLLASNDACPVQAYRVGDRLYATQFHPEPTTKAFTERMAVYRDDGYFESADYEAIAARVLAASVTEPARLLRAFATRFARG, translated from the coding sequence ATGACCACGCGGCCGCTTCTCTACGTCTGCGTACGCCCGCAGCGCAATGCGGCGGAGGCGGAGTACGAGTCGTTCCGCACGGCCATGCGCCTCGACGCCGACGCGCTGGCCCGTCATGATCTGGTGCGCGAGCCGCTGCCGGACCGCGTCTTCGACCGGTACGCCGGGTTCCTGGTCGGCGGCAGCCCGTTCAACGTCGCCGATCCCGAGTCCACGAAGACCGACGCCCAGCGTCGGCTCGAGGCCGAGCTCGCCCGGATCGCGGAGCACGCCGCGTCCAGCATGGGCGCGGCGGCGCTGTTCACCTGCTACGGCATCGGCGTGGCCACCCGCACGCTCGGCGGCCGCGTCAGCCGCGCGTTCCCCGAGGACACCGGCCCGGTGACGATCGACCTGACCGACGCCGCCGGCGCCGACCCGGTGTTCGGCGGCCTGGCCGATCGGTTCTCGGCTCTCACCGCGCACAAGGAGGGAACGGAGGAGCTCCCGCACGGGGCGGTGCTGCTGGCGTCGAACGACGCATGCCCCGTCCAGGCGTACCGCGTGGGCGACCGGCTCTACGCCACCCAGTTCCACCCCGAGCCGACGACGAAGGCGTTCACCGAGCGCATGGCGGTCTACCGCGACGACGGATACTTCGAGTCGGCGGACTACGAGGCGATCGCGGCGCGCGTGCTGGCGGCATCCGTCACCGAGCCGGCACGGCTGCTGCGCGCCTTCGCGACGCGGTTCGCCCGCGGCTGA